The proteins below come from a single Candidatus Kirkpatrickella diaphorinae genomic window:
- a CDS encoding AAA family ATPase, with product MKSPSPAAKRAPTTEIPTENIGRELKAPDKRLSARAVFDIDSDMVVPAFSVRTSHVPEIDPTYQFDLDTTRAILAGFAYNRRVYVQGFHGTGKSSHIEQIAARLNWPTVRINLDSHISRIDLIGKDAIVLEDGKQITSFREGLLPWCFQRPSALIFDEYDAGRPDVMFVIQRVLEGEGHLTLLDQNRVIKPDPWFRLFATANTVGLGDATGLYHGTQQINQGQMDRWNIVATLNYLPPEQEVRIVCAKMDIPLDDDAQREVVGNMVQLAKLTREGFMSGDLATVMSPRTVITWAENTKIFGDRQFAFRVTFLNKCDEAEREIIAEFYQRCLGETLNPL from the coding sequence ATGAAGAGCCCCTCGCCCGCCGCCAAAAGGGCCCCAACGACCGAAATCCCCACGGAAAATATCGGAAGAGAATTGAAAGCGCCCGACAAGAGACTGTCCGCGCGTGCGGTTTTCGACATTGACAGCGATATGGTCGTGCCAGCCTTTTCCGTCCGCACGAGTCATGTGCCGGAAATTGACCCCACCTACCAATTTGACCTCGATACGACGCGCGCCATCTTGGCCGGATTTGCTTATAATCGCCGGGTTTACGTGCAGGGCTTTCACGGCACGGGCAAATCATCCCATATTGAGCAGATCGCGGCACGTCTCAACTGGCCGACTGTACGCATCAATCTCGATAGTCACATCTCCCGGATTGACCTGATCGGCAAGGATGCCATCGTGCTTGAGGATGGTAAGCAGATCACTTCTTTCCGGGAAGGTCTCCTTCCCTGGTGTTTTCAACGTCCCTCCGCCCTGATTTTTGACGAATATGACGCGGGGCGGCCCGATGTCATGTTCGTGATTCAGCGCGTTCTGGAGGGGGAAGGGCATTTGACGCTGCTGGATCAAAATCGCGTCATCAAGCCCGACCCCTGGTTCCGCCTTTTCGCCACCGCCAATACGGTGGGGCTGGGCGATGCGACCGGGCTTTATCACGGCACGCAGCAGATCAATCAGGGACAGATGGATCGCTGGAATATTGTCGCAACGCTGAATTACCTCCCGCCTGAGCAGGAAGTGCGGATCGTGTGCGCCAAAATGGATATCCCGCTGGATGATGACGCCCAGCGTGAGGTGGTTGGCAATATGGTCCAGCTTGCAAAACTAACCCGTGAGGGGTTCATGTCCGGGGATCTCGCGACGGTCATGTCGCCGCGCACCGTCATCACCTGGGCCGAAAATACGAAGATCTTCGGTGATCGGCAATTCGCCTTCCGCGTGACGTTCCTCAATAAATGCGATGAGGCGGAGAGGGAAATCATCGCCGAATTTTATCAGCGTTGCCTCGGTGAAACGCTGAACCCGCTCTAA
- a CDS encoding J domain-containing protein, protein MTKRRQTRHRAFDPDPDAPGRMCDMAGCTANAGYRAPKSRQTLREYYWFCLDHVREYNAKWDFYKGMTPIQIETHLQSDSSWQRPSWKLGSLGKPSKFEERLRDPLGLLSRARHARARSRPHDALERRAPKPIKQHLSALGLDWPLTMEELRAHYRNLARQHHPDANGSDPRAEARFKEINVAYTTIRAFLSAQ, encoded by the coding sequence ATGACCAAGCGCCGCCAGACACGTCATCGCGCCTTCGACCCCGACCCTGACGCGCCGGGGCGCATGTGCGACATGGCGGGCTGCACGGCGAATGCCGGTTATCGTGCACCGAAAAGCCGTCAGACGCTACGGGAATATTACTGGTTCTGCCTTGATCATGTCCGTGAATATAACGCCAAATGGGATTTTTATAAGGGCATGACGCCGATTCAGATTGAAACACATCTGCAATCTGACTCATCCTGGCAGCGCCCTTCCTGGAAACTCGGCAGCCTCGGCAAACCCTCAAAATTTGAGGAACGTTTGCGTGATCCGCTCGGTCTGCTCAGCCGCGCACGCCATGCGCGTGCGCGCTCCCGCCCCCATGACGCGCTGGAACGCCGGGCGCCCAAACCCATCAAACAGCATCTCAGTGCCCTCGGGCTGGACTGGCCCCTGACGATGGAGGAGTTGCGGGCGCATTACCGCAACCTCGCACGGCAGCACCATCCGGATGCAAATGGTAGTGACCCGCGCGCGGAGGCCCGTTTCAAGGAAATCAACGTGGCATACACGACGATCCGCGCATTCCTCTCAGCGCAATGA
- a CDS encoding BolA family protein — MNVHDTRAVRIERVLREALAPEEIEIKDVSHRHARHKDRLGIEGEETHFAVKIVTDRFKGLSQIARHRQVNELLKAEFESGLHSLALTTQTPGAS, encoded by the coding sequence ATGAATGTCCATGATACACGCGCGGTACGTATTGAGCGCGTTTTACGAGAGGCCCTCGCGCCGGAGGAAATTGAAATCAAGGACGTCTCCCACCGTCATGCACGCCATAAGGACCGCTTGGGCATAGAAGGGGAGGAGACGCATTTTGCGGTCAAAATTGTCACTGACCGCTTTAAGGGCCTTTCCCAGATTGCCCGCCATCGCCAGGTCAATGAGCTCCTGAAAGCTGAATTTGAGAGCGGCCTGCACAGCCTGGCACTGACAACGCAGACGCCCGGCGCGTCATGA
- a CDS encoding outer membrane lipoprotein carrier protein LolA — protein sequence MITKFRHLAFMGLAAFLNACASGGISHLSPSDQAMIHDVENALNRPQPVTGFFEQVGPGNWAGRGHFTYHPGYLLLAYDVPHGLRAEAENQHLVVTDKANGAVTRIGLARHPLGLLLRKPLRLTRAIQVTQLVQTPSLLRISLAEAANPSQGLLSLDFEKTGAGLRLKDLIGTDVRKQQIQLSLHESP from the coding sequence ATGATCACGAAGTTTCGACATCTCGCCTTTATGGGCCTGGCCGCCTTTTTGAATGCCTGCGCTTCTGGCGGGATCAGTCATCTTTCCCCCTCCGATCAGGCCATGATTCATGATGTCGAAAATGCCCTGAACCGCCCGCAACCTGTTACCGGTTTTTTTGAGCAGGTCGGGCCGGGCAACTGGGCCGGGCGCGGTCACTTCACCTATCACCCCGGCTATCTGCTTCTCGCCTATGACGTGCCGCATGGCTTGCGGGCGGAGGCTGAAAATCAACATCTCGTCGTGACGGATAAAGCCAATGGCGCGGTGACGCGCATCGGCCTTGCCCGGCACCCCCTCGGCCTCCTCCTGCGCAAACCTTTGCGACTGACCCGTGCGATACAGGTCACGCAACTGGTTCAGACGCCAAGCCTGCTGCGCATTTCACTCGCGGAGGCGGCAAACCCGTCACAGGGGCTTCTCTCCCTCGATTTTGAAAAAACCGGTGCGGGTTTGCGGCTCAAAGACCTGATCGGCACGGATGTCAGGAAGCAGCAGATTCAATTGAGCCTGCATGAAAGCCCCTGA
- the lipB gene encoding lipoyl(octanoyl) transferase LipB: protein MRKSEAIITTENFEKIMWRTTSSPVNYPDALAEMAAHQARMQAGTGKELIWLLEHPRLYTSGTSARAQDLFNPDALPVYEAGRGGQWTYHGPGQRIAYLMLDLNRPHGDTPPRDLRRFVADLEKWIIATLGMFRIAADVRPGRIGVWTTDPLSGEEAKIAAIGLRVSRWLTMHGVSINLAPRLEDFSGIVPCGIRDYGVTSIQRFRPDVTMAALDHAMKATWRDIFRQTPQDAP from the coding sequence ATGCGGAAGAGTGAGGCAATCATCACGACGGAAAATTTTGAAAAAATAATGTGGAGGACCACATCATCGCCCGTCAATTATCCGGACGCCCTTGCCGAGATGGCGGCGCATCAGGCACGTATGCAGGCGGGAACGGGGAAGGAACTGATCTGGCTGCTGGAGCATCCGCGCCTTTACACATCCGGCACATCAGCCCGTGCGCAGGATCTCTTCAACCCGGACGCTTTGCCGGTTTATGAAGCGGGGCGTGGCGGGCAATGGACTTATCACGGCCCCGGCCAGCGCATCGCCTATCTCATGCTGGACCTCAACCGCCCTCATGGCGACACCCCACCGCGCGATTTGCGCCGCTTCGTCGCGGATCTTGAAAAATGGATCATCGCGACGCTTGGCATGTTCCGAATCGCAGCGGATGTCCGGCCCGGTCGTATCGGCGTCTGGACGACGGACCCGTTAAGCGGGGAGGAGGCCAAGATCGCCGCGATCGGGCTGCGCGTCAGTCGCTGGCTGACGATGCATGGCGTCTCCATAAACCTCGCGCCGCGGCTGGAGGATTTTTCCGGCATCGTTCCGTGCGGCATCCGGGATTATGGTGTGACGAGCATCCAGCGATTCCGGCCGGACGTCACCATGGCGGCGCTTGACCACGCGATGAAGGCGACTTGGCGCGATATTTTCAGGCAGACCCCTCAGGATGCGCCGTGA
- the galU gene encoding UTP--glucose-1-phosphate uridylyltransferase GalU, with translation MITTSNDARIYRGSVLKKPLRKAVLPVAGLGTRFLPATKAMPKEMLPVVDRPLVQYAIDEAREAGIDQFCLITGRGKDSLIDYFDVAFELETTLRERNKLALLETLEPSSIEAGSLAAVRQQEPLGLGHAIWCARSFIGDDPFAILLPDDIIKGGRGCLSQLVDVYNETGGNVVAVTEVPRDYTNRYGILDVGQDDGRTVEVKGLVEKPDPSVAPSNLSIIGRYILRPEIMTHLSKLERGAGGEVQLTDAMAKLIGDMPFHGLRYEGTRYDCGDKAGFLEAQIAFAIDRPDLGPAVKAFLRKYI, from the coding sequence ATGATAACCACAAGTAACGATGCTCGCATCTATAGGGGTTCAGTTTTGAAAAAGCCGCTCAGAAAGGCCGTATTGCCCGTCGCAGGTTTGGGGACACGCTTCCTTCCCGCGACAAAAGCCATGCCGAAAGAGATGCTTCCGGTCGTCGATCGCCCGCTCGTGCAATATGCGATTGATGAAGCGCGCGAGGCGGGTATTGATCAGTTCTGTCTGATCACGGGCAGGGGCAAAGACAGCCTCATTGATTATTTCGATGTCGCGTTTGAGCTTGAGACGACCCTGAGGGAGCGGAACAAGCTGGCATTGCTGGAAACGCTGGAGCCCAGCAGTATCGAAGCCGGGTCACTCGCGGCTGTCCGCCAGCAGGAGCCGCTTGGGCTGGGCCATGCCATATGGTGTGCGCGGTCCTTCATCGGGGATGATCCTTTCGCGATCCTCCTGCCGGATGACATCATCAAAGGCGGGCGCGGCTGCCTCTCGCAGCTTGTGGACGTCTATAACGAAACCGGCGGAAATGTCGTTGCAGTGACGGAAGTCCCGCGCGATTACACGAATCGCTATGGCATACTCGATGTGGGTCAGGATGATGGCCGTACGGTTGAGGTAAAAGGACTGGTCGAGAAACCGGACCCGTCCGTTGCGCCGTCCAACCTTTCCATTATCGGCCGGTACATTCTGCGTCCCGAGATCATGACGCACCTCTCCAAGCTTGAGCGCGGTGCCGGTGGTGAAGTCCAGCTGACCGACGCCATGGCAAAACTCATTGGCGACATGCCCTTCCATGGTCTTCGCTATGAGGGCACGCGTTATGATTGCGGTGACAAAGCGGGTTTCCTTGAAGCGCAGATCGCTTTCGCGATTGATCGTCCCGATCTCGGACCGGCCGTCAAAGCGTTTCTGCGGAAATATATCTAA
- a CDS encoding DUF3553 domain-containing protein — MLVRHPTRPEWGIGQVQSAIAWRVTVTFPEQGKQMIDARHVTLIVLPERA, encoded by the coding sequence ATGCTGGTGCGGCACCCGACCCGACCGGAATGGGGCATCGGGCAAGTCCAATCCGCGATTGCATGGCGCGTCACCGTGACATTTCCTGAACAGGGAAAACAAATGATCGACGCGCGGCACGTCACGTTGATCGTGCTGCCTGAAAGGGCCTGA